The Cydia splendana chromosome 8, ilCydSple1.2, whole genome shotgun sequence genome contains a region encoding:
- the LOC134792794 gene encoding pleckstrin homology domain-containing family A member 3-like, which yields MEGILWKWTNYWNGWQTRWFILDNGILSYYKSQEEVNQGCKGSVKVAVCQINVNQIDSTRMDLVIPGQQHMYLRAPSPQDRQKWLVALGSAKACVDSKGDSKGSEDPNSLGHKKSELRLYCDLLMQQVHAVKSAANTEGGPEVQTLEDASSLLSATCDTFIRTLEDIMKLTSGPTTPMTAPYEMPIPNLAMPKNGSSKSQVNIKTPRQSLTRSVSQENR from the exons ATGGAAGGCATTTTATGGAAATGGACGAATTACTGGAATG GTTGGCAAACCAGGTGGTTCATCTTGGACAATGGTATCCTGTCATATTATAAATCGCAAGAGGAAGTGAACCAAGGATGCAAGGGCTCAGTGAAAGTAGCTGTGTGCCAAATAAATG tGAACCAAATAGATTCAACTCGAATGGATCTTGTAATACCGGGCCAGCAGCACATGTACCTGCGGGCTCCGTCTCCTCAGGACAGGCAGAAGTGGCTTGTGGCTTTAGGCAGTGCTAAAGCCTGTGTAGACTCTAAGGGTGACTCAAAAG GGTCAGAAGATCCAAATTCCTTGGGGCACAAGAAATCTGAACTGAGACTGTACTGTGACCTGCTCATGCAGCAAGTGCATGCGGTAAAGAGTGCAGCTAACACGGAGGGTGGCCCTGAAGTTCAG aCCCTAGAAGATGCCTCAAGCCTCCTATCTGCTACCTGCGACACCTTCATCAGAACTCTGGAAGATATAATGAAGCTTACTAGCGGTCCCACTACACCTATGACAGCACCTTATGAAATGCCTATACCCAATCTCGCTATGCCCAAAAATGGCTCAAGCAAATCACAAGTAAACATTAAAACACCTAGACAAAGTTTAACAAGATCTGTATCACAAGAAAATAGATGA
- the LOC134792784 gene encoding DNA polymerase delta catalytic subunit, with product MDKRKAFSNSKPPIKRFKSNDDDDDNEPPCSFEDQLAGMDSHDFDSPEVIGDGPENQSTNIKWSRPPPPAMDPKHDKLVFQQLDIDHYIGQPIAGMPGSQLGPVPIMRMYGITMEGNSVCCHLHGFTPYFYVTVPLNFTESSCHDMKVNLNKALLEDLRSNKDNIKEAVLEIRLIKARSIMHYKGDIDITFARVSVALPKLIAAAKRLIDRTPPSFGLMDPSFYETNIDFDIRFMVDTSVVGCSWIELPAAKWAIRTQNTKLKPESRCQIEVDIAWNAFIAHQPEGEWSKVAPFKILSFDIECAGRKGVFPEPNHDPVIQIASMVIRQGELEPYLRNVFTLNTCAPIVGSQVLSFQSEAEMLAKWSDFFRELDPDIITGYNISNFDWPYLINRAKHLKVQNFDFLGRIKNVRSVIKDSILQSKQMGRRENKSINFEGRVPFDLLLVLVRDYKLRSYTLNAVSYHFLQEQKEDVHHSIISDLQNENEQTRRRLAMYCLKDAYLPLKLLNKLMCIINHMEMARVTGVPLLCLLTRGQQIKVVSQLLRKAKDAGYLMPAYHGQGSDDQFEGATVIEPKKGYYADPISTLDFASLYPSIMMAHNLCYTTLVPPNALKDLNLSADDITTTPSKNIFVKANVRKGLLPEILESLLAARKKAKADLKNEKDPFKRSVLDGRQLALKISANSVYGFTGAQVGKLPCLEISGSVTAYGRTMIEFTKSEVEKKYTKANGYKEDAVVIYGDTDSVMVKFGVKTLEESMQLGSEAAEFVTAQFVKPIKLEFEKVYYPYLLINKKRYAGLYFTRTDKYDKMDCKGIETVRRDNCPLVSNMMSTCLQKLLIDRDPDGAVNYAKQIIADLLCNRIDISQLVITKELTKNDYAAKQAHVELANKMKKRDPGTAPKLGDRVPYVLCCAAKNTPAYMKAEDPIYVLENSVPIDFNYYLENQLSKPLLRIFEPILGEKAESLLLKGEHTRTKAMVTSKVGALAAFTKKREKCIGCKTVMPNDSKSALCNHCTPKEGQLYITEIFKLRQLQDKFSSLWTECQRCQGSLHEEVLCTNRDCTIFYMRKKVGMELDAQEKNVSRFGVPSW from the coding sequence ATGGACAAAAGGAAAGCGTTTAGTAATAGTAAGCCACCAATAAAGAGGTTTAAGTCTAACGACGATGACGACGACAATGAGCCTCCTTGTAGCTTCGAGGACCAACTGGCAGGTATGGACAGCCATGATTTTGACTCGCCAGAAGTCATTGGTGACGGACCAGAAAATCAATCTACGAATATTAAATGGTCCCGGCCACCTCCACCTGCCATGGATCCTAAACATGATAAGTTAGTCTTTCAGCAGCTAGACATAGACCACTACATAGGACAACCTATTGCAGGCATGCCTGGGTCTCAATTGGGCCCAGTACCCATCATGAGAATGTATGGCATAACCATGGAAGGTAACTCAGTATGTTGTCATCTACATGGATTTACACCTTACTTTTATGTAACAGTGCCTTTGAATTTTACTGAATCATCATGTCATGATATGAAAGTAAATCTAAATAAAGCCCTGTTAGAAGATTTACGCTCAAATAAAGATAATATTAAGGAAGCAGTTTTGGAAATACGCTTGATTAAGGCACGGTCTATCATGCACTACAAAGGAGATATTGATATAACTTTTGCAAGAGTTTCTGTTGCTCTACCTAAGCTCATTGCTGCTGCTAAAAGATTAATAGACCGGACACCCCCTTCCTTTGGCTTGATGGATCCGAGTTTTTATGAAACCAATATTGATTTCGATATTCGTTTCATGGTGGACACTTCTGTAGTAGGCTGCAGTTGGATTGAACTTCCTGCTGCTAAGTGGGCAATTAGAACACAAAACACTAAATTAAAACCTGAATCTAGATGTCAAATTGAAGTAGATATTGCATGGAATGCCTTCATTGCTCACCAGCCTGAAGGAGAATGGTCTAAAGTAGCTCCTTTTAAAATACTGAGTTTTGATATTGAATGTGCCGGAAGAAAAGGAGTGTTTCCTGAGCCTAATCATGATCCTGTGATTCAGATTGCTTCGATGGTTATTCGGCAAGGCGAACTAGAACCATACCTCAGGAATGTATTCACACTCAATACCTGTGCCCCCATTGTTGGATCCCAAGTACTCAGTTTTCAATCAGAGGCTGAAATGTTGGCTAAATGGTCTGATTTTTTTAGAGAACTAGATCCTGATATAATAACAGGGTACAATATCAGCAATTTTGATTGGCcttatctcataaaccgtgcaAAACATCTGAAAGTTCAAAACTTTGACTTTTTGGGCAGAATCAAAAATGTTAGATCTGTAATTAAAGATTCAATTCTTCAATCAAAGCAAATGGGGCGCAGAGAGAACAAAAGTATTAATTTTGAGGGCAGGGTCCCATTTGATTTGCTGCTTGTACTTGTGAGGGACTATAAATTGCGATCATACACTCTAAATGCTGTAAGTTACCACTTTCTGCAGGAACAGAAAGAAGATGTTCATCACAGTATCATTAGTGATTTACAGAATGAGAATGAACAAACCAGGAGGAGACTGGCCATGTACTGTCTTAAAGATGCATATTTGCCTTTAAAACTGCTTAACAAACTAATGTGCATAATAAATCACATGGAAATGGCTAGAGTAACAGGTGTGCCCTTGTTATGTTTACTCACAAGGGGGCAACAGATTAAAGTGGTGAGTCAGCTTCTAAGAAAGGCTAAAGATGCTGGATATCTCATGCCTGCTTATCACGGACAAGGATCAGATGATCAATTTGAAGGAGCAACTGTCATTGAACCAAAAAAAGGGTATTATGCTGATCCTATTTCAACTCTGGATTTTGCTTCTCTATACCCCAGTATAATGATGGCTCACAACTTGTGTTACACCACCTTGGTGCCCCCAAATGCACTAAAAGACTTAAACTTAAGTGCTGATGATATTACAACAACACCATCTAAGAATATATTTGTCAAGGCAAATGTCAGAAAGGGTCTATTGCCAGAAATTTTGGAATCCTTGCTAGCTGCTAGGAAAAAAGCAAAAGCAGATTTAAAAAATGAAAAAGATCCTTTCAAACGATCTGTACTGGATGGAAGACAGTTGGCACTAAAGATAAGTGCCAACTCTGTGTATGGATTCACAGGGGCACAGGTTGGTAAGTTGCCATGCTTAGAGATATCAGGCAGTGTAACTGCTTATGGACGGACAATGATAGAATTCACTAAATCAGAAGTTGAGAAGAAATATACTAAAGCAAATGGCTACAAGGAAGATGCCGTAGTTATCTATGGAGACACTGATTCAGTCATGGTCAAGTTTGGTGTGAAAACTCTGGAAGAGAGCATGCAATTGGGCAGTGAAGCTGCTGAGTTTGTCACAGCACAATTTGTAAAGCCAATCAAACTTGAATTTGAAAAAGTTTACTATCCATACCTGCTTATAAACAAGAAAAGGTATGCTGGTCTTTATTTTACAAGAACAGATAAATACGATAAAATGGACTGCAAGGGTATTGAAACTGTGAGAAGAGACAATTGCCCACTTGTCTCAAACATGATGAGCACATGCCTTCAGAAATTACTGATAGATAGAGATCCTGATGGAGCAGTAAACTATGCCAAACAAATTATAGCAGATTTGCTCTGTAACCGCATAGATATTTCACAACTTGTAATTACAAAAGAACTGACAAAGAATGATTATGCTGCTAAGCAGGCTCATGTTGAATTGgcaaacaaaatgaaaaaacGTGATCCCGGAACCGCGCCAAAACTTGGAGACAGAGTTCCTTATGTGCTTTGTTGTGCTGCCAAAAACACTCCAGCCTATATGAAAGCTGAAGATCCCATATATGTTCTGGAGAACAGTGTACCAATAGATTTTAATTACTATTTGGAAAATCAACTGTCAAAGCCATTGCTCCGAATTTTTGAGCCCATTCTCGGAGAAAAGGCTGAATCTTTGCTTCTCAAAGGCGAACATACAAGAACTAAAGCTATGGTCACTTCTAAAGTTGGTGCTTTGGCAGCCTTTACCAAGAAAAGAGAGAAATGCATAGGATGTAAAACGGTTATGCCTAATGATTCGAAATCTGCCTTGTGCAATCATTGTACGCCCAAGGAAGGGCAACTTTATATTACTGAGATATTCAAACTCAGACAACTTCAAGATAAGTTTTCAAGTCTTTGGACAGAGTGTCAAAGATGTCAGGGCAGTCTTCATGAAGAGGTATTATGTACAAACAGAGACTGCACTATTTTCTACATGAGGAAGAAAGTGGGAATGGAGCTAGATGCTCAAGAAAAAAATGTATCAAGATTTGGAGTGCCCAGTTGGTGA